The Paraburkholderia sp. SOS3 genome includes a region encoding these proteins:
- a CDS encoding Glu/Leu/Phe/Val family dehydrogenase, translating into MSSQSKFETSPEALPSYLHHDDLGPWGNYLRQVDRVAPYLGTQSRWIETLKRPKRILIVDVPIELDNGTVAHFEGYRVQHNVSRGPGKGGVRYHQDVTLSEVMALSAWMSVKNAAVNVPYGGAKGGIRVDPRKLSRGELERMTRRYTSEIGIIIGPNTDIPAPDVNTNEQIMAWMMDTYSMNQGQTATGVVTGKPIALGGSLGRREATGRGVFVVGCEAARRTGLSIEGARIAVQGFGNVGGIAARLFQEAGAKIVAVQDHTGTLHKSTGIDAGALLEHVAKTGGVGGFREADTIANDDFWSVESDILIPAALENQITEKNAPKIRTKVIVEGANGPTTTAADDILHDKGVLVIPDVVANAGGVTVSYFEWVQDFSSFFWTEDEINERLERVMREAFAAVWQVADEQKVSVRTAAFIVACKRILMAREMRGLYP; encoded by the coding sequence ATGTCATCCCAATCGAAGTTCGAAACATCGCCGGAAGCACTGCCATCCTATCTGCATCACGACGACCTCGGCCCATGGGGCAACTATCTGCGCCAGGTCGACCGCGTCGCCCCCTACCTCGGCACGCAGTCGCGCTGGATCGAGACGCTCAAGCGTCCAAAGCGCATCCTGATCGTCGATGTGCCGATCGAACTCGATAACGGCACGGTCGCTCATTTCGAAGGCTACCGTGTGCAGCACAACGTATCGCGCGGTCCCGGCAAGGGCGGCGTGCGTTATCACCAGGACGTGACGCTGTCGGAAGTCATGGCGCTGTCCGCGTGGATGTCGGTCAAGAACGCGGCCGTCAACGTGCCGTACGGCGGCGCAAAAGGCGGTATCCGTGTCGACCCGCGCAAGCTGTCGCGCGGCGAACTCGAGCGCATGACGCGCCGCTACACGAGTGAAATCGGCATCATCATCGGGCCGAACACCGATATCCCCGCGCCGGATGTAAATACGAACGAGCAGATCATGGCGTGGATGATGGACACGTACTCGATGAACCAGGGCCAGACGGCGACCGGCGTCGTGACCGGCAAGCCGATCGCGCTCGGCGGTTCGCTCGGCCGCCGCGAAGCGACGGGCCGCGGCGTGTTCGTGGTCGGCTGCGAAGCGGCGCGGCGCACCGGATTGTCGATCGAAGGCGCGCGGATTGCGGTGCAGGGCTTCGGCAACGTCGGCGGCATCGCGGCGCGGCTCTTCCAGGAAGCGGGCGCGAAAATCGTCGCCGTGCAAGACCATACAGGCACGCTGCACAAGTCAACCGGTATCGATGCAGGCGCGCTGCTCGAGCATGTCGCGAAAACCGGCGGTGTCGGCGGCTTCCGTGAAGCGGACACCATTGCGAACGACGACTTCTGGTCAGTCGAGTCGGACATCCTGATTCCGGCCGCGCTCGAAAACCAGATCACCGAAAAAAACGCGCCGAAAATCCGTACAAAGGTCATCGTGGAAGGCGCGAACGGCCCGACCACGACCGCGGCCGACGACATTCTTCACGACAAGGGTGTGCTCGTCATTCCCGACGTGGTCGCGAATGCGGGCGGCGTGACGGTGTCGTACTTCGAATGGGTGCAGGATTTCTCGAGCTTCTTCTGGACCGAGGACGAGATCAACGAGCGGCTCGAACGCGTGATGCGCGAGGCATTTGCAGCGGTCTGGCAGGTCGCGGACGAACAGAAGGTATCGGTGCGCACGGCGGCCTTTATCGTCGCGTGCAAACGGATTCTGATGGCGCGCGAGATGCGCGGGCTTTACCCCTGA
- a CDS encoding LysR family transcriptional regulator, whose translation MELKWLEDFVSLAETRSFSRSAELRHVTQPAFSRRIQALEAWLGTELIDRSVYPTRLTNAGQVFYEQALAMLSQFHEARTLLRGHTATPAATIEFAVPHTLSLTYFPRWLQRIEAQLGPIHTRLRALNVHDAVLSLVEGGCDLVMGYHHPSHPVALDPARYDMLTLGVEPISPFSAPGRAGRARHTLPGTPDVPAPYLSYTPNAYLGRMTEVIVSNAPHRLYLDRVYETDMAEGLKAMALAGHGIAFLPHSAVEDAVADGRLIRLDRATRGGGAQGQFTLTMEIRLYRDKLAAQGDDARHTLIRALWDAVSAELAQDPS comes from the coding sequence ATGGAACTGAAATGGCTCGAAGACTTCGTGTCGCTCGCGGAAACCCGCAGCTTCAGCCGCTCGGCTGAGCTGCGGCACGTCACGCAGCCGGCATTTTCGCGCCGCATCCAGGCGCTCGAAGCGTGGCTCGGCACGGAACTGATTGACCGCTCGGTGTACCCGACGCGTCTGACCAATGCCGGCCAGGTGTTCTACGAACAGGCGCTCGCGATGCTGTCGCAGTTCCACGAAGCGCGCACGCTGTTGCGCGGCCATACGGCGACGCCGGCCGCGACGATCGAATTCGCGGTGCCGCATACGCTGTCGCTCACTTACTTTCCGCGCTGGCTGCAGCGCATCGAAGCGCAACTGGGGCCGATCCACACACGCCTGCGCGCGCTGAACGTGCACGATGCCGTGTTGTCGCTCGTCGAAGGCGGCTGCGACCTCGTCATGGGTTATCACCATCCGAGCCATCCGGTCGCACTGGATCCCGCGCGTTACGACATGCTGACGCTCGGCGTCGAGCCGATCAGCCCATTCTCGGCGCCGGGCCGCGCGGGGCGTGCGCGGCACACGCTGCCGGGCACACCCGATGTGCCGGCGCCCTACCTCTCGTACACACCTAACGCGTATCTGGGCCGCATGACCGAGGTGATCGTCTCGAATGCGCCGCACCGCCTGTACCTCGACCGCGTGTACGAGACCGACATGGCGGAAGGACTGAAAGCGATGGCGCTGGCCGGGCACGGCATCGCGTTCCTGCCGCATAGCGCCGTCGAAGACGCGGTGGCCGACGGCCGCCTGATCCGGCTGGACCGCGCGACGCGCGGCGGCGGCGCGCAAGGCCAGTTCACGCTGACGATGGAGATCCGCCTCTATCGCGACAAGCTCGCCGCGCAAGGCGACGACGCGCGGCACACGCTGATACGCGCGCTGTGGGACGCAGTATCGGCCGAGCTCGCGCAAGACCCGAGCTGA
- the purB gene encoding adenylosuccinate lyase produces MSDTRPDTLFALTALSPLDGRYAPKTEALREWLSEAAFMRHRVTVEIHWLIALSHAGFAEVPRFSPASEQFLLQLVERFTAHDAARIKEIERVTNHDVKAVEYWLKESVKGQPELERASEFIHFACTSEDINNTSHGLMLAGAREHVILPALRSVHQRLVALAHAQAEQPMLSRTHGQPASPTTLGKEIANVAARLARAIDRIAKVELLGKMNGAVGNFNAHLSAYPEFDWEAFSRKVVEERLKLAFNPYTIQIEPHDYMAELFDAVARANTILLDLDRDVWGYISLGYFKQRTKAGEIGSSTMPHKVNPIDFENSEGNLGLANATLRHLADKLPVSRWQRDLTDSTVLRNIGVAFGYSLLAYDALIRGLDKLEVNPQRLNEDLDNCWEVLAEPVQTVMRRYGIENPYEQLKELTRGKGITRDGLQTFIGALNIPADAKERLLAMTPGSYVGKAVELAKRIA; encoded by the coding sequence ATGTCCGACACCCGTCCCGATACCCTGTTCGCGCTGACCGCGCTGTCCCCGCTCGACGGCCGCTACGCGCCGAAAACCGAAGCCCTGCGCGAGTGGCTTTCGGAAGCCGCCTTCATGCGCCACCGCGTAACCGTTGAAATTCACTGGCTGATCGCGCTGTCGCACGCGGGGTTTGCCGAAGTGCCGCGCTTTTCGCCGGCGTCGGAGCAGTTCCTGCTGCAACTGGTCGAGCGCTTCACCGCGCACGATGCGGCGCGGATCAAGGAAATCGAGCGTGTGACGAACCACGACGTGAAGGCCGTCGAGTACTGGCTGAAGGAGTCGGTGAAGGGACAGCCCGAACTCGAACGTGCAAGCGAGTTCATCCACTTCGCGTGCACGTCGGAGGACATCAACAATACGTCGCACGGTTTGATGCTCGCCGGTGCGCGCGAACACGTCATTCTGCCGGCGCTGCGCTCGGTGCATCAGCGCCTCGTCGCGTTGGCCCACGCGCAAGCCGAACAACCGATGCTGTCGCGCACGCACGGCCAGCCGGCCAGCCCGACGACGCTCGGCAAGGAAATCGCGAATGTGGCCGCGCGGCTCGCGCGCGCGATCGACCGTATCGCGAAGGTCGAACTGCTCGGCAAGATGAACGGCGCGGTCGGCAACTTCAACGCGCATCTGTCCGCTTATCCGGAGTTCGACTGGGAAGCGTTCTCGCGCAAGGTGGTCGAAGAGCGCCTGAAGCTGGCGTTCAATCCGTACACCATCCAGATCGAGCCGCACGACTATATGGCGGAACTGTTCGACGCGGTCGCACGCGCGAACACGATCCTGCTCGATCTCGACCGCGATGTATGGGGCTATATCTCGCTCGGCTATTTCAAGCAGAGGACGAAGGCCGGCGAGATCGGTTCGTCGACGATGCCGCATAAGGTCAATCCGATCGACTTCGAAAATTCGGAAGGCAATCTCGGGCTCGCGAACGCGACGCTGCGCCACCTCGCGGACAAGCTGCCTGTGTCGCGCTGGCAGCGGGATCTGACCGATTCGACGGTGCTGCGCAATATCGGCGTTGCGTTCGGTTACTCGCTGCTTGCGTACGATGCGCTGATCCGCGGTCTCGACAAGCTCGAGGTGAACCCGCAGCGGCTCAATGAAGATCTCGACAACTGCTGGGAAGTGCTGGCCGAGCCGGTGCAAACCGTGATGCGTCGGTATGGAATCGAAAACCCGTATGAGCAGCTGAAGGAGTTGACGCGCGGCAAGGGCATTACGCGCGACGGTTTGCAGACGTTCATCGGCGCGCTGAATATTCCGGCCGATGCGAAAGAGCGGTTGCTTGCGATGACGCCGGGTTCCTATGTGGGCAAGGCAGTGGAATTGGCGAAGCGGATTGCTTGA
- a CDS encoding gluconokinase → MILIAMGVSGAGKTRIGELLAERLHCDFTDGDAFHSAANKEKMHQGIALTDEDRWPWLKTIRAAIEEKQRAHETAVFTCSSLKRSYRDILRAGDKDVCFVYLKGTREVLQERLTTRTGHFFDPSLLQSQLETLQEPGDDEAITVSIELKPEQIVDQVLDRLKTR, encoded by the coding sequence ATGATTCTGATTGCAATGGGCGTGTCGGGCGCCGGAAAAACGCGGATCGGCGAGTTGCTTGCCGAGCGCCTGCATTGCGACTTCACCGATGGCGACGCGTTTCACAGCGCGGCGAACAAGGAGAAGATGCATCAAGGTATTGCGCTCACCGACGAGGACCGCTGGCCGTGGCTGAAGACAATACGCGCGGCGATCGAAGAAAAGCAGCGCGCGCATGAGACGGCGGTATTCACGTGCTCGTCGCTCAAACGCTCGTATCGCGACATCTTGCGCGCGGGCGACAAGGACGTGTGCTTCGTCTACCTGAAGGGAACGCGCGAAGTGCTGCAGGAGCGGCTGACGACGCGCACCGGGCACTTCTTCGATCCGTCGCTGTTGCAAAGCCAGCTCGAGACGCTCCAAGAGCCCGGTGACGACGAAGCGATTACGGTGAGTATCGAACTGAAGCCGGAGCAGATTGTCGATCAGGTGCTCGATCGACTGAAAACGCGCTAG
- a CDS encoding GntP family permease, with protein MEAVHGSMLLVYGVIAIALLILMITRFKVYPFLVLIIVSLLLGLAAGMPAGSIVKSFETGNGNTLGHIAIVVGLGTMLGKMMAESGGAERIATTLIRWFGEKNIHWAMMFVAIIVGLPVFFEVGFVLLIPIAFNVAKRTGKSLLLIGLPMVAGLSVVHGLIPPHPAALLAVQAYHADIGRTIVYGLIVGVPTAIVAGPLFALLIHRQIALPENNPLAAQFIAQFDDQGEQKNKRELPSFGVTLFTILLPVILMLIGSWADLLFAPKTLANDLLHFIGNTDVALLIAVLVSFWTFGAQRGFNREQIQKFCGECLAPIAGITLIVGAGGGFGRVLMDSGISKQIVDTATSAHLSPLLLGWSVAALIRLATGSATVAMTTACGIVAPIASAGAVAVKPELLVLATGSGSLIFSHVNDGGFWLIKEYFGMTVGQTFKTWSLCETIISLLGLGLTFALAAVL; from the coding sequence ATGGAAGCTGTTCACGGCAGCATGCTGCTGGTCTACGGCGTGATCGCGATTGCGCTTCTGATCTTGATGATCACGCGCTTCAAGGTTTATCCGTTCCTCGTTCTGATCATCGTTTCATTGCTGTTGGGACTGGCTGCCGGCATGCCGGCCGGGTCGATCGTCAAGTCGTTCGAGACCGGCAACGGCAATACGCTTGGGCATATCGCGATCGTGGTGGGCCTCGGTACGATGCTCGGCAAGATGATGGCCGAGTCGGGCGGCGCCGAGCGCATCGCGACTACGTTGATACGCTGGTTCGGCGAAAAGAACATTCACTGGGCGATGATGTTCGTCGCGATCATCGTCGGTTTGCCGGTGTTTTTCGAAGTGGGCTTCGTGCTGCTGATTCCGATTGCGTTCAACGTCGCGAAGCGCACGGGCAAGTCGCTGTTGCTGATCGGCTTGCCGATGGTCGCGGGCCTGTCGGTCGTGCATGGGCTGATCCCGCCGCACCCGGCCGCGTTGCTCGCGGTGCAGGCCTATCACGCGGATATCGGCAGAACGATCGTGTATGGGCTGATCGTCGGCGTGCCGACGGCGATCGTCGCGGGGCCGCTGTTCGCGCTGCTGATTCACCGTCAGATCGCGTTGCCGGAAAATAATCCGCTCGCTGCGCAATTCATCGCGCAGTTCGACGATCAAGGCGAACAGAAAAACAAGCGCGAACTGCCCAGCTTCGGCGTGACGCTATTCACGATTCTGTTGCCCGTCATCCTGATGCTGATCGGCAGCTGGGCCGATCTTCTCTTCGCACCGAAGACACTCGCGAATGACCTGCTGCACTTTATCGGCAACACCGACGTCGCGCTGCTGATTGCGGTGCTCGTCAGCTTCTGGACGTTCGGGGCGCAGCGCGGCTTCAACCGCGAGCAGATTCAGAAATTCTGCGGCGAATGCCTTGCGCCGATCGCCGGGATCACGCTGATCGTCGGCGCGGGCGGCGGCTTCGGACGCGTGCTGATGGACAGCGGCATTTCAAAGCAGATCGTCGATACCGCGACGTCCGCGCATCTGTCGCCGCTTTTGCTCGGCTGGTCGGTGGCCGCGCTGATTCGCCTCGCGACCGGTTCGGCGACCGTTGCGATGACTACCGCGTGCGGCATCGTCGCGCCGATCGCGTCGGCAGGTGCGGTGGCCGTGAAGCCGGAATTGCTCGTGCTTGCAACGGGCTCCGGCTCGCTGATTTTTTCGCACGTCAACGATGGCGGCTTCTGGCTGATCAAGGAATACTTCGGAATGACGGTCGGTCAAACGTTCAAGACGTGGTCGCTGTGCGAGACCATCATTTCGTTGCTGGGTTTGGGACTGACGTTCGCACTCGCGGCCGTCCTGTGA
- the eda gene encoding bifunctional 4-hydroxy-2-oxoglutarate aldolase/2-dehydro-3-deoxy-phosphogluconate aldolase, protein MTSKTVSDIVRLGPVIPVLAFDSVEQGEHVSRALHAGGVKVLEITLRTESGLKAIERASQLAEDIVVGVGTITRPEQCALAKKAGAQFGVSPGLTKDMHQAAQDAGLPLLPGVMTPTDIIVALELGYEIVKFFPAQQAGGVPMLQAFQGPFPTLRFCPTGGITAESAPNFLALPNVVCVGGSWLTPKAALAAQNWDEVTRLARAATALAAH, encoded by the coding sequence ATGACGTCAAAGACAGTAAGCGACATCGTTCGACTCGGCCCGGTCATTCCGGTGCTCGCGTTCGACTCAGTCGAGCAGGGCGAGCACGTGTCGCGTGCATTGCATGCGGGCGGCGTGAAGGTGCTCGAAATCACGCTGCGCACCGAATCGGGTTTGAAAGCGATCGAGCGCGCGAGCCAGCTGGCGGAAGATATCGTCGTCGGCGTCGGCACGATTACGAGGCCCGAGCAGTGCGCGCTAGCGAAGAAGGCCGGTGCGCAGTTCGGCGTGTCGCCGGGGCTCACGAAAGACATGCATCAAGCTGCGCAGGACGCCGGCCTGCCGCTGCTGCCCGGCGTCATGACGCCGACCGACATCATCGTCGCGCTCGAACTCGGCTACGAGATCGTGAAATTTTTCCCCGCGCAGCAAGCGGGCGGGGTACCGATGCTGCAAGCGTTTCAGGGGCCGTTCCCCACGCTCAGATTCTGTCCGACCGGCGGCATCACGGCCGAGTCCGCGCCGAACTTTCTCGCGTTGCCGAACGTGGTCTGCGTCGGCGGATCGTGGCTCACGCCGAAGGCTGCGCTTGCCGCGCAAAACTGGGATGAAGTGACGCGCCTTGCGCGCGCCGCGACCGCGCTCGCCGCGCATTGA
- the edd gene encoding phosphogluconate dehydratase — translation MVSPHSQLMKVTRRVIERSKPTRDAYLARIEQAQGHFPARGALSCANLAHGFAGLEGNDKFAIKAIGQPNIGIVSSYNEMLSAHAPYKTFPDIIKAAARENGGVAQFAGGVPAMCDGITQGNAGMELSLFSREVIAMSTAVALTHNMFDAALCLGVCDKIVPGLMIGALQFGHLPTIFVPAGPMTSGLSNDDKAKIRQQFATGGCDRGALLEAEAAAYHSHGTCTFYGTANSNQMLMEVMGMHLPGSAFVHPHTPLRDALTAQAARRVLDLTVDRGHYMPIGHVVDEKAVVNGIVALLATGGSTNHTLHLVAIARAAGIIIDWDDFDTLSQAVPLLAKVYPNGKADVNHFHAAGGVAFLVRNLLEGGLLHEDVNTVAGKGLSHYTHEPKLIDGKLTWVPGAHESHDTKVLRGIKEPFQPDGGLRLMQGKLGRGVIKISAVAHEHRAVKAPAIVFDSQEAVQEAFDNGELKRDFIAVVRFQGARANGMPELHRLTPLLGVLQDQGFHVALVTDGRMSGASGKVPAVIHVSPEALLQGPLGKVRTGDTIVIDAEAGVLDIEIDEAEWQARPLAVCHHQAGNEVGFGRELFGVFRAAAAPAELGASVFGPLVGEAAHYDGAHSQGHGAKADASADHEAKQHATAKAAHAQPSHAMHK, via the coding sequence ATGGTTTCCCCGCATTCGCAATTGATGAAGGTCACGCGGCGCGTGATCGAGCGCAGCAAACCGACGCGCGATGCCTATCTGGCGCGCATCGAACAGGCGCAGGGTCATTTCCCCGCGCGCGGCGCGCTGTCGTGCGCAAACCTCGCGCACGGTTTTGCCGGACTCGAAGGCAACGACAAGTTCGCCATCAAGGCGATCGGCCAGCCGAACATCGGCATCGTGTCCTCGTACAACGAGATGTTGTCGGCGCATGCACCGTACAAGACATTCCCCGACATCATCAAAGCGGCCGCGCGCGAAAACGGCGGCGTCGCGCAGTTCGCGGGCGGCGTACCGGCGATGTGCGACGGCATCACGCAAGGCAACGCGGGCATGGAGTTGTCGCTGTTTTCACGCGAAGTGATCGCGATGAGCACGGCCGTTGCGCTCACGCACAACATGTTCGACGCAGCGCTGTGTCTCGGCGTGTGCGACAAGATCGTGCCGGGCCTGATGATCGGCGCGCTGCAATTCGGCCATCTGCCGACCATCTTCGTGCCGGCCGGCCCGATGACGAGCGGCCTCTCGAACGACGACAAGGCGAAGATCCGCCAGCAGTTCGCGACTGGCGGCTGCGATCGCGGCGCACTGCTCGAAGCGGAGGCAGCCGCGTATCACAGCCACGGCACCTGCACCTTCTACGGCACCGCGAACAGCAACCAGATGCTGATGGAAGTGATGGGCATGCATCTGCCGGGCTCGGCGTTCGTGCATCCGCACACGCCGCTGCGCGATGCGCTGACCGCGCAGGCCGCGCGCCGCGTGCTCGATCTGACGGTGGATCGTGGTCATTACATGCCGATCGGCCATGTGGTCGACGAAAAAGCGGTTGTGAACGGCATCGTCGCGTTGCTCGCAACCGGCGGATCGACGAATCACACCCTGCACCTCGTCGCGATTGCGCGCGCGGCCGGCATCATCATCGATTGGGACGATTTCGATACGCTGTCGCAAGCGGTGCCGCTGCTCGCGAAGGTCTATCCGAACGGCAAGGCCGACGTGAACCACTTCCACGCAGCGGGCGGTGTGGCGTTCCTCGTGCGCAATCTGCTCGAAGGCGGTCTGCTGCACGAGGATGTGAACACCGTCGCGGGCAAGGGTCTTTCGCATTACACGCACGAGCCGAAGCTCATCGACGGCAAGCTGACATGGGTGCCGGGCGCGCACGAAAGCCACGACACGAAGGTGCTGCGCGGCATCAAGGAGCCGTTTCAGCCCGACGGCGGCCTGCGTCTGATGCAAGGCAAGCTCGGCCGCGGCGTGATCAAGATTTCCGCGGTCGCGCACGAGCATCGCGCGGTGAAGGCACCGGCGATCGTGTTCGATTCGCAGGAAGCCGTGCAGGAAGCGTTCGATAACGGCGAACTGAAGCGCGATTTCATTGCCGTCGTTCGCTTCCAGGGCGCGCGTGCAAACGGTATGCCCGAGCTGCATCGTTTGACGCCGCTGCTCGGCGTGCTGCAGGATCAAGGTTTTCATGTCGCGCTCGTCACCGACGGCCGTATGTCCGGGGCATCGGGCAAGGTGCCCGCGGTGATCCACGTATCGCCCGAGGCGCTGCTGCAAGGTCCGCTCGGCAAGGTCAGAACCGGCGACACGATCGTGATCGACGCGGAAGCCGGCGTACTCGACATCGAGATCGACGAAGCAGAATGGCAAGCGCGTCCGCTTGCCGTGTGTCACCACCAGGCCGGGAACGAGGTGGGCTTCGGTCGCGAACTATTCGGCGTGTTTCGCGCGGCAGCGGCGCCGGCAGAGCTTGGCGCATCGGTGTTCGGTCCGCTCGTGGGCGAAGCCGCGCATTACGACGGCGCACATAGCCAAGGCCACGGCGCGAAGGCCGACGCTTCAGCAGATCACGAAGCGAAGCAGCATGCCACCGCCAAAGCCGCGCACGCGCAACCCAGCCACGCAATGCACAAGTAA
- a CDS encoding MurR/RpiR family transcriptional regulator, which translates to MMLSQVEAMRDQLRPSERKLADYVIEAPREVLDLSMTEVAARAGVSQPTIARFCHALGFSGFREFKIRLAQGIAADVPAVYRDVRPDEPAPGVAAKVLDRTIGALIQVRNNLSTDSVAAAIDVLANARRIEFYGAGGSGVAALDMQHKFFRLGMPSVAYSDPHTFLMSAALLGKGDVVVAISNTGRTRDIIDAAKSALAAGAKVIAVTHGNSPLARIASIGLFANVDEDTDIFSPMTSRTSHLAIGDILAVGVALQRGPDLAEKLAGAKDLITRRRIGPEG; encoded by the coding sequence ATGATGTTGTCCCAGGTGGAAGCGATGCGCGACCAGTTGCGCCCATCCGAACGCAAGCTCGCCGACTACGTGATCGAGGCGCCGCGCGAGGTCCTCGACCTGTCGATGACCGAGGTCGCGGCACGCGCGGGCGTGAGTCAGCCGACCATCGCGCGCTTTTGCCACGCACTCGGCTTTTCGGGCTTCCGCGAGTTCAAGATCCGGCTCGCACAAGGAATTGCAGCCGACGTGCCCGCTGTCTATCGCGACGTGCGGCCCGACGAACCGGCACCGGGGGTCGCCGCGAAAGTGCTCGACCGTACGATCGGCGCGCTGATCCAGGTGCGCAACAATCTGTCGACGGATAGCGTCGCGGCGGCAATCGACGTGCTCGCGAATGCGCGCCGGATCGAGTTCTACGGTGCCGGCGGCTCGGGCGTCGCCGCACTCGATATGCAGCACAAATTCTTCCGGCTCGGCATGCCGAGCGTTGCCTATTCGGATCCGCATACTTTTCTGATGTCGGCGGCGCTTCTCGGCAAAGGCGACGTCGTGGTCGCGATATCGAACACGGGCCGCACGCGCGACATCATCGACGCAGCGAAATCCGCGCTTGCCGCAGGCGCGAAAGTGATCGCAGTCACGCACGGCAATTCGCCGCTCGCGCGGATTGCGTCGATCGGACTCTTCGCAAACGTCGACGAAGACACGGATATTTTTTCGCCGATGACGTCGCGCACCTCGCATCTGGCGATCGGCGACATTCTGGCGGTCGGCGTGGCGCTGCAGCGCGGGCCGGATCTGGCGGAGAAACTGGCGGGCGCGAAGGATCTGATTACGCGCAGGCGGATCGGTCCGGAAGGATAA